The following proteins come from a genomic window of Aspergillus luchuensis IFO 4308 DNA, chromosome 3, nearly complete sequence:
- the GDE1 gene encoding glycerophosphocholine phosphodiesterase (COG:U;~EggNog:ENOG410PGMV;~InterPro:IPR033506,IPR017946,IPR002110,IPR030395, IPR036770,IPR020683,IPR004331;~PFAM:PF12796,PF00023,PF03009,PF13637;~go_function: GO:0005515 - protein binding [Evidence IEA];~go_function: GO:0008081 - phosphoric diester hydrolase activity [Evidence IEA];~go_function: GO:0047389 - glycerophosphocholine phosphodiesterase activity [Evidence IEA];~go_process: GO:0006629 - lipid metabolic process [Evidence IEA];~go_process: GO:0046475 - glycerophospholipid catabolic process [Evidence IEA]), producing MKFGRQLAHKVVPEWNDDYIKYKALKKLIKAAAEKVKAGQEADLAGFFYSLDRNLEDVDHFYNKKYADFSRRLKLLEDRYGQSLDGGQRLDSQDVEDLLAALLELRSQMRKLQWYGELNRQGFVKITKKLDKKVGAQAQQKYLQTKVDPAPFASNTRVTDALRKINDRLSVLGEQKIDDDASSIRSSLSLKNGPARPNLNLPASMLQTVDEALRKDDTHVLLELLETLKAAADESGEDVYPKVLSSLLQRSINYRSTRCISVLLGRMDTLDEEDDINRRNCIHRLVISIGRAQSTTDSEQSASMVLDFPLETSNYITPAALPTLQPPRPVIMEAGQPSHLDRSDPSVSVLQHLLDQLQPNQRGALIAKDIAGRTPLHYAAQYGFKVVCEVIIEHLQAWDLFDVTEGIDSPRWQDNDGWAPLHLSVVGGHPLTTRALLEAENWHGANKDKAKIRKQVSRSSAVLALATKANFVDIVKLLVEAGVDINYQDEQGETALHVAARFGHDKCAKILLEGNGEQKADTELAENTYSWTPLFIACVDGALSVVELLIEAGANLERCDSSGWTAKEHASLRGHLDIARCLAKVTPAPTISESEPVIPVPPVASDPPSPPPSSLAERRSNGTPVPTSLRNAEPIKTFGHRYLTDESMILVSLGTMDMRAHTAAVNLDRIPMENAHSTQLDTALSLVVSANGAHGEPEVIDLPVHDNISTEPIVFHAADATKVRLLFDLIPTYAGSKDKVVGRGVALLSSIKQSVGSNRINLKGDSTVPIVAANTLEVIGSVTFNFLIITPFKHPNMTVTGEQTYWRSMSSTMVIGHRGLGKNMASRNSLQLGENTVQSFIAAANLGASYVEFDVQLTKDHVPVIYHDFLVSETGIDAPVHTLTLEQFLQLGDKGPARRPGSPLPGTDGIGEGMTAAFRQRSMSVGGSEYDPTELNEKIKHTRDFKKKGFKGNSRGNHIQAPFATLAELFQKLPKSVGFNIELKYPMLHESEEEEMDTYAVELNSFVDTVLTKVYDMGQGRNMIFSSFNPDICLLLSFKQPSIPVLFLTDSGASPVGDIRASSLQEAIRFASRWNLLGVVSQAEALVLCPRLVRVVKESGLVCVSYGAINNDPENVKLQVAEGIDAVIVDSVLAIRKGLTEHEGKSDTPGVSPQPSPLARATSGSLKESLNIPVLNHTEQKDDHLHVRPEAITSNPR from the exons ATGAAGTTCGGACGCCAATTAGCCCACAAAGTGGTCCCCGAGTGGAACGATGATTACATCAAGTACAAGGCcctgaagaagctcatcaaGGCTGCGGCGGAAAAAGTGAAGGCTGGCCAGGAGGCGGACCTTGCTG GTTTCTTCTACTCCCTCGATCGAAATCTCGAGGATGTCGATCACTTTTACAACAAAAAGTACGCCGATTTCTCCCGCCGTCTAAAGTTGCTGGAGGACAGATACGGGCAGTCTTTGGATGGTGGTCAGCGATTGGATTCCCAGGATGTCGAAGACCTTCTGGCGGCTTTGCTGGAACTGCGGAGCCAGATGCGTAAACTGCAGTGGTACGGCGAGCTCAACCGTCAAGGATTCGTCAAAATCACCAAGAAGCTCGACAAGAAGGTTGGCGCTCAAGCGCAGCAGAAGTATCTGCAGACCAAGGTCGACCCGGCGCCGTTCGCTTCGAACACCCGGGTCACTGACGCGTTGAGGAAGATCAATGACCGCTTGTCCGTCCTGGGCGAGCAGAAGATCGACGACGATGCGAGCTCCATACGCTCCTCCTTGTCATTGAAGAACGGCCCTGCACGCCCCAACCTGAACTTGCCTGCGAGCATGCTTCAGACCGTCGATGAGGCGCTACGCAAGGATGATACTCATGTGCTGTTGGAGTTACTTGAAACTCTCAAAGCGGCGGCAGATGAGTCGGGAGAAGATGTATACCCTAAGGTTCTTAGCAGCCTCCTTCAGCGGTCCATCAACTACCGTTCCACCCGCTGCATCTCGGTCCTTCTGGGTCGCATGGACACTCtggacgaagaggatgatatcAATAGGCGCAATTGTATACATCGCTTGGTGATATCGATTGGCCGGGCGCAGTCTACCACAGACTCAGAGCAGTCTGCGTCCATGGTCCTGGACTTCCCTCTGGAAACGTCCAATTACATCACTCCCGCTGCCCTGCCGACCCTGCAGCCTCCTCGCCCAGTCATAATGGAGGCGGGCCAGCCTAGTCATTTGGATCGGTCCGATCCCTCTGTGTCGGTTCTGCAGCATCTCTTGGACCAGCTCCAGCCCAACCAACGAGGTGCGCTCATCGCCAAGGACATTGCGGGACGCACGCCGCTACACTACGCGGCGCAGTATGGGTTCAAGGTTGTCTGCGAAGTCATCATCGAGCATTTGCAGGCGTGGGACCTGTTTGATGTGACCGAGGGCATTGATAGTCCGCGCTGGCAAGACAACGATGGCTGGGCTCCGTTGCATCTGAGTGTTGTTGGGGGCCACCCGTTGACGACCCGTGCTCTTCTCGAGGCAGAGAATTGGCATGGTGCCAACAAGGACAAGGCGAAGATCCGTAAGCAAGTCTCGCGGTCTAGTGCAGTGCTTGCTTTGGCCACCAAAGCCAACTTTGTGGACATTGTCAAGCTGTTGGTTGAGGCCGGCGTGGATATCAACTATCAGGACGAACAAGGCGAAACTGCGTTGCATGTTGCAGCCCGGTTCGGCCATGATAAATGCGCCAAGATCCTGCTGGAGGGCAACGGCGAACAGAAGGCAGATACAGAGCTTGCGGAAAACACATACTCCTGGACTCCTTTGTTTATTGCTTGTGTTGATGGCGCGCTGAGTGTAGTGGAGCTGCTCATCGAGGCCGGTGCCAATCTGGAGAGATGCGACTCCTCTGGCTGGACCGCGAAGGAGCATGCGTCTCTGAGAGGTCACCTTGACATCGCGCGGTGTCTTGCCAAGGTCACCCCCGCGCCGACTATCAGTGAATCGGAGCCTGTGATCCCTGTGCCTCCTGTGGCCTCTGAtccgccctctcctcccccgtcATCGCTTGCTGAGAGAAGATCGAACGGTACTCCTGTCCCGACCTCTCTACGGAATGCAGAGCCTATCAAGACCTTTGGACATAGGTATCTGACCGATGAATCCATGATTTTGGTGAGCCTGGGAACGATGGACATGCGGGCGCATACGGCAGCAGTTAACCTTGACCGGATCCCGATGGAGAATGCGCATTCCACCCAACTCGACACTGCTCTGTCTTTGGTGGTCTCTGCTAACGGGGCTCATGGGGAGCCGGAGGTGATCGATCTCCCCGTACATGACAATATCTCCACCGAACCCATTGTCTTCCACGCCGCCGACGCTACGAAGGTCAGGCTCCTCTTTGATCTGATTCCTACGTACGCTGGTTCGAAAGACAAAGTGGTCGGGCGTGGTGTTGCCCTACTTTCCAGTATCAAACAATCGGTGGGATCGAACCGTATCAACCTCAAGGGCGACTCCACAGTTCCTATTGTGGCTGCCAACACCCTCGAGGTCATTGGCTCGGTGACCTTCAACTTTCTCATCATTACGCCTTTCAAGCATCCCAACATGACGGTTACGGGAGAGCAGACCTATTGGAGGAGTATGAGCTCAACGATGGTGATTGGACATCGCGGTCTGGGCAAGAACATGGCCAGTCGAAATTCGCTGCAGCTGGGCGAGAATACCGTCCAGTCTTTCATCGCTGCCGCGAACTTGGGCGCGTCCTACGTGGAGTTTGATGTGCAGCTCACAAAGGATCATGTTCCTGTCATCTACCATGACTTCCTCGTCAGCGAGACGGGTATCGACGCGCCGGTCCACACCCTTACCCTAGAGCAGTTCCTCCAGTTGGGCGACAAGGGTCCAGCTCGCAGGCCGGGATCCCCGCTACCGGGTACGGACGGCATCGGAGAGGGGATGACTGCTGCTTTCCGCCAGCGGTCTATGTCTGTAGGCGGTTCCGAGTATGACCCTACCGAACTCAACGAGAAGATCAAGCATACCCGTGatttcaagaagaagggattcAAGGGAAACAGTCGTGGCAACCACATTCAGGCCCCATTTGCCACATTGGCCGAGTTGTTCCAGAAGCTGCCCAAGTCGGTGGGATTCAATATCGAACTCA AATATCCTATGCTCCacgagagcgaggaagaagagatggataCATATGCGGTGGAGCTGAACTCCTTCGTGGACACGGTTCTCACCAAGGTCTACGACATGGGTCAAGGCCGGAACATGATATTCTCCAGCTTCAACCCGGATATCTGCCTGCTGCTCTCATTCAAGCAGCCGTCCATTCCGGTCCTCTTCTTGACGGACTCCGGTGCTTCGCCTGTGGGTGATATCCGTGCCAGCAGCTTGCAGGAAGCGATTCGATTCGCGTCCCGCTGGAACCTGCTGGGCGTTGTCTCGCAGGCCGAAGCGCTAGTGCTTTGCCCGCGTTTGGTCCGGGTTGTGAAGGAGTCTGGTCTGGTTTGTGTATCGTACGGCGCCATTAACAATGACCCAGAGAACGTCAAG CTCCAAGTGGCAGAAGGAATCGACGCTGTCATCGTGGACTCGGTTCTCGCCATCCGTAAGGGTCTCACAGAGCACGAGGGCAAGAGCGACACGCCGGGCGTCTCGCCACAGCCTAGTCCTCTGGCCAGAGCGACGTCTGGTTCTCTCAAGGAGTCACTCAACATTCCTGTATTGAACCACACGGAGCAGAAAGATGACCATCTACATGTGAGGCCGGAGGCCATCACATCTAACCCTCGATAA
- a CDS encoding threonine aspartase 1 (COG:E;~EggNog:ENOG410PHRR;~InterPro:IPR000246,IPR029055,IPR037464;~MEROPS:MER0016969;~PFAM:PF01112;~go_function: GO:0004298 - threonine-type endopeptidase activity [Evidence IEA];~go_function: GO:0016787 - hydrolase activity [Evidence IEA]), with amino-acid sequence MSRSKGGGDISAIFVHAGAGFHAPHNEKAHLETCEKAARVAMSLLKNGGSAVDAVEMAIMVLEDSEMTNAGYGSNLNLEGTVECDATVVNHLGRSGAVGAVGQVKNPISLARVILDASSKPLSLARVPPNFLVGQGATDFAYEHGLVVLPPDGLVAPSARERWTHWRRDLENATLRERKQSGEHTRLSSHFRRPPTASPAQLLSAASSPGPAEATGGSTQSTKSSPTADPRRIMPPAGSELAPFVAPRVKDGKQTDGARSVAVGDMSTSHDNLSIAEAPHGVDAMDVDRVNDTVGAIAIDSKGNIAAGSSSGGIGMKHRGRIGPAALVGIGTAVIPVDPNDPEATCIATVTSGTGEHIATTMAASTCASRIYYSHRKLEDGGFEEVTEDEAMRAVISNDFMGHPGVKNSICNGAIGILSVKKTVDGAFLHFAHNTDSFALASMSSVDKKPVCVMSRNGGGGRIAQGGRACRAKRPRAPKPAK; translated from the exons ATGAGTCGCTCAAAAGGAGGCGGAGATATCTCTGCCATTTTCGTTCATGCGGGAGCCGGCTTTCATGCCCCGCACAACGAGAAAGCGCATCTAGAGACCTGTGAGAA AGCAGCGAGAGTAGCAATGTCGTTACTGAAGAACGGTGGATCGGCCGTTGACGCTGTTGAgatggccatcatggtgCTGGAGGATAGTGAGATGACCAACGCTGGCTACGGTAGCAACCTCAATCTTGAAGGCACTGTCGAGTGTGATGCTACTGTTGTCAATCATCTAGGACGCAGTGGTGCTGTGGGTGCCGTCGGTC AGGTCAAGAATCCCATCTCCCTTGCACGGGTCATCCTTGACGCTTCCTCAAAGCCGCTCTCGCTGGCCCGAGTACCTCCAAACTTCCTAGTGGGACAGGGTGCTACGGATTTTGCGTACGAACACGGGCTGGTGGTGCTACCCCCTGATGGCCTAGTAGCTCCGTCGGCTCGAGAAAGGTGGACTCATTGGAGACGTGATCTGGAAAACGCTACTCTCCGGGAGAGGAAGCAGTCTGGGGAACATACCCGCCTAAGCTCGCACTTTCGCCGACCTCCCACCGCCAGTCCAGCCCAGCTGCTCTCTGCGGCTTCGAGTCCAGGACCAGCCGAGGCGACTGGAGGAAGCACTCAAAGTACCAAGAGCTCACCAACTGCAGACCCACGCCGTATCATGCCGCCGGCAGGTTCGGAGCTAGCACCCTTTGTTGCCCCCAGGGTCAAGGATGGCAAGCAAACCGATGGTGCGCGGTCCGTTGCTGTTGGGGACATGTCTACAAGTCACGATAACTTGTCTATTGCCGAAGCTCCCCATGGCGTCGACGCAATGGACGTTGATCGAGTCAATGATACCGTCGGTGCCATCGCTATAGACAGTAAAGGAAACATTGCAGCAGGCTCTTCTTCCGGAGGCATTGGAATGAAGCATCGCGGGCGAATCGGCCCTGCTGCGCTTGTTGGCATCGGGACTGCGGTAATCCCCGTGGATCCTAATGATCCAGAGGCAACCTGCATTGCGACTGTTACTTCGGGGACCGGTGAGCACATTGCAACGACCATGGCCGCCAGTACCTGCGCGTCACGCATCTACTATAGCCATCGAAAGCTTGAAGATGGCGGATTCGAAGAGGTCACCGAAGATGAGGCCATGAGAGCGGTTATTTCCAACGATTTCATGG GACATCCGGGCGTCAAGAACAGTATCTGTAATGGGGCTATTGGCATCCTTTCGGTCAAGAAGACGGTCGACGGAGCGTTCCTCCACTTCGCCCACAATACCGACTCTTTT GCCCTCGCGTCGATGAGTAGCGTGGATAAGAAACCCGTGTGTGTCATGTCTCGCAATGGCGGGGGCGGCAGAATTGCCCAGGGTGGCCGCGCCTGCAGAGCCAAAAG ACCCAGGGCCCCTAAACCAGCGAAATAG
- the TFB4 gene encoding TFIIH/NER complex subunit TFB4 (BUSCO:EOG0926369X;~COG:K;~EggNog:ENOG410PIUI;~InterPro:IPR036465,IPR004600;~PFAM:PF03850;~go_component: GO:0000439 - transcription factor TFIIH core complex [Evidence IEA];~go_process: GO:0006289 - nucleotide-excision repair [Evidence IEA];~go_process: GO:0006355 - regulation of transcription, DNA-templated [Evidence IEA]), with protein sequence MNTIDATEHYETSAHDRPPSLLTIILDTNPHAWALLSPTLPLSTAIANILVFINAHLASNYANEVAVVSSHTSQATWLYPVEKSPNSNSNNPDPDGDIPMPTQQPQPPSNTTTTTTNINKYRPFRIVEEQVSSHLHNLMTQTTPSTLQSTTSTMMAGALTLALSHINRRTLAWNEAHGGDIDTSNPNDPSSTTSTSTSSSNTKGTAESTLQSRILILSVSSSTGSAHQYIPIMNAIFACQRLHIPIDVCKVSGDAVFLQQASDATKGVYMALDEPKGLLQYLMMAFLPDQRSRRHLVLPTRVDVDFRAACFCHRRVVDVGFVCSICLSIFCEPLGDGVCLTCGTRLDVSDYGAKPAVVARKKKKKKVKGNGVSAAGTPTPTPTPGP encoded by the exons atGAACACCATCGACGCAACAGAACACTACGAAACCAGCGCGCACG AccgccccccctccctcctaaccatcatcctcgacacAAACCCTCACGCCTGGGCGCTCCTAtccccaaccctccccctctccaccgCCATCGCCAACATCCTCGTCTTTATCAACGCCCACCTAGCCAGCAACTACGCCAACGAAGTGGCCGTAGTATCCTCCCACACCTCCCAAGCAACATGGCTATACCCAGTCGAAAAATcccccaacagcaacagtaACAACCCCGACCCCGACGGCGACATTCCCATGCccacccaacaaccacaacccccctccaacacaacaacaaccacaacgaACATAAACAAATACCGACCCTTCCGCATCGTCGAAGAACAAGTCTCCAGCCACCTACACAACCTAATGACCCAAACaaccccctcaaccctccaatcaaccacctccaccatgatGGCCGGCGCATTAACCCTCGCACTAAGCCACATCAACCGACGCACACTGGCATGGAATGAAGCCCACGGAGGCGACATCGacacctccaaccccaacgaCCCATCAtctaccacatccacatccacatcctcatcaaaTACAAAGGGAACTGCGGAATCAACCCTCCAATcgcgcatcctcatcctctccgtaTCCAGCTCCACCGGCTCAGCGCATCAATACATCCCAATCATGAATGCCATTTTCGCATGCCAAAGACTTCATATCCCGATTGATGTATGCAAGGTATCAGGCGACGCGGTGTTCCTGCAGCAGGCGTCGGATGCCACCAAGGGGGTGTATATGGCGTTGGATGAGCCGAAGGGTTTATTGCAGTACTTGATGATGGCGTTTTTGCCGGATCAGAGGAGTAGACGGCATTTGGTGCTGCCGACCagggtggatgtggattttAGGGCCGCGTGTTTTTGTCATAGACGGGTCGTGGATGTGGGGTTTGTGTGCTCCATTTGTTTGAGTATTTTTTGTGAGCCGTTGGGGGATGGGGTTTGTTTGACTTGTGGGACTCGGTTGGATGTTAGTGATTATGGGGCGAAGCCGGCTGTGGTGGctaggaagaagaagaagaagaaggttaAGGGGAATGGAGTGTCTGCGGCGGGGACGCCTACGCCGACGCCGACGCCGGGGCCGTGA
- the ARP3 gene encoding actin-related protein 3 (COG:Z;~EggNog:ENOG410PGM8;~InterPro:IPR020902,IPR004000,IPR015623,IPR043129;~PFAM:PF00022;~go_component: GO:0005885 - Arp2/3 protein complex [Evidence IEA];~go_function: GO:0005524 - ATP binding [Evidence IEA];~go_process: GO:0007015 - actin filament organization [Evidence IEA];~go_process: GO:0034314 - Arp2/3 complex-mediated actin nucleation [Evidence IEA]), with protein MASQTPAVVMDNGTGYSKLGFAGNDSPSFVFPTAIATKAGAGGAGSSAAGRPPVANKPSFLATGGGAGSHLSAKRGTEDLDFFIGDEALAAANGPGYAINYPIRHGQIENWDHMERFWSNSIFKYLRVEPEDHYFLLTEPPLNPPENRENTAEIMFESFNCAGLYIAVQAVLALAASWTSSKVTDRSLTGTVIDSGDGVTHVIPVAEGYVIGSSIKSIPIAGRDITYFVQSLLRDRGEPDSSLKTAEKVKEEYCYVCPDIVKEFARYDREPDRLLKHTVTSPNGRTVSIDVGYERFLAPEIFFNPEIYSSDFLTPLPNVVDGVIQSSPIDVRRGLYKNIVLSGGSTLYKDFGRRLQRDIRHLVDARIRASEARSGGARSGGLDVAVVTHKRQRHGPWFGGSLLGQTPEFRSYCHTKAEYDEIGPSIVRRFALLGGPGSS; from the exons atggcTTCCCAGACTCCGGCCGTTGTCATGGACAA CGGTACCGGTTATTCCAAGCTTG GTTTCGCCGGTAACGACTCGCCCTCTTTCGTCTTTCCCACCGCCATTGCGACTAAAGCTGGTGCCGGAGGCGCTGGCTCCTCCGCTGCCGGTAGACCTCCTGTTGCGAACAAACCCTCCTTCCTAGCTACCGGTGGTGGGGCAGGCTCCCATCTATCCGCGAAGCGTGGTACAGAggacttggacttcttcATTGGCGATGAAGCTCTGGCAGCGGCCAACGGGCCCGGTTATGCTATCAACTACCCCATTCGCCATGGTCAGATCGAGAACTGGGACCACATGGAGCGGTTCTGGTCGAATTCCATCTTCAAGTACTTGCGCGTCGAGCCGGAGGATCactacttcctcctcaccgAGCCG CCCTTGAACCCCCCCGAGAACCGTGAGAACACCGCCGAGATCATGTTCGAGTCTTTCAACTGTGCCGGTCTCTACATCGCCGTCCAGGCTGTCTTGGCCCTTGCTGCCTCGTGGACCTCCTCGAAGGTGACCGACCGCTCTCTCACCGGAACCGTCATCGACTCCGGTGACGGTGTTACACACGTTATTCCCGTTGCCGAAGGCTACGTCATCGGATCATCTATCAAGAGTATACCCATTGCCGGTCGCGATATCACCTACTTTGTCCAGAGCCTGCTCCGTGACCGCGGTGAGCCGGACAGCAGCTTGAAGACGGctgagaaggtcaaggaggagTACTGCTACGTGTGCCCCGACATCGTCAAGGAATTCGCCCGCTACGACCGTGAGCCCGACCGCCTGCTTAAGCATACTGTGACTTCGCCCAACGGCCGGACCGTGAGCATCGATGTGGGCTACGAACGTTTCCTGGCGCCggagatcttcttcaaccccgaGATCTATTCGTCGGACTTTTTGACCCCCCTGCCTAACGTCGTCGACGGCGTGATTCAGTCTTCCCCCATCGATGTGAGAAGGGGTCTTTACAAGAACATTGTGTTGTCCGGTGGATCTACGCTGTACAAGGACTTTGGACGGCGTCTTCAGCGTGACATCCGTCATCTGGTGGATGCACGCATTCGGGCGTCGGAAGCGCGCAGCGGAGGTGCCAGAAGTGGTGGACTGGACGTGGCGGTTGTGACACACAAGAGACAGCGCCACGGACCGTGGTTCGGAGGTAGCTTGCTGGGACAGACGCCGGAGTTCCGCAGTTACTGCCACACCAAGGCAGAGTACGATGAGATTGGTCCTAGTATCGTGCGCCGCTTTGCGCTGTTGGGAGGTCCTGGCAGTTCGTAA